The Oncorhynchus keta strain PuntledgeMale-10-30-2019 chromosome 17, Oket_V2, whole genome shotgun sequence genome has a window encoding:
- the wash1 gene encoding WASH complex subunit 1 isoform X1 translates to MVRMSVKQCLEGQVYSVPLIQSDLRREEAVHQIADTLLYLETISTDIFTRVSESVERNRCQLQSVTDRIRLAQARVNKIKGSKKATKVFSSAKYPAPERLQDYSSIFSGATDPASQTRPRYRIQAKLRPLDDKALQEKLCYYPVCVSSKKRSEDETEEGLGGLPRNISSVSSLLLFNTTENLYKKYVFLDPLAGAVTKTHTTLETEKEEKPFDAPLSITKREQLERQTAESYFYVPDLGQVPEIDVPSYLPDLPGIADDLSYSQDLGPGIAPSGPTHTFPELPSFSGEDMPGSQFQVAVQPPPPPPPPPPPEPTHVPTPPPGLPPPPPPPPPEPANSPANASTAPVVGAPSEVVESNSRASLLESIRNAGGIGKAKLRNVKERKMEKKKQKEQEQVVAAASGGDFMSDLFNKLAMRRKGISGKGPVGGDSGEGPAGSGSAFARMSDVIPPLPAPHQPTTEDEDDWEA, encoded by the exons ATGGTCAG gatGAGTGTGAAGCAGTGTCTGGAGGGTCAGGTGTACTCTGTGCCTCTGATACAGTCAGacctgaggagggaggaggctgTTCACCAGATAGCAGACACCCTGCTCTACCTAGAGACTATCTCTACTGACATCTTTaccag agtgtctGAGAGTGTAGAGCGGAACCGCTGTCAGCTGCAGAGTGTGACAGATCGAATCAGGCTAGCCCAGGCCCGTGTCAACAAGATCAAAGGTAGCAAGAAGGCCACCAAG gtgttctCCAGTGCTAAGTATCCAGCTCCAGAGCGTCTCCAGGATTACTCCTCCATCTTCAGTGGAGCCACAGACCCTGCCTCCCAGACACGCCCCCGATATCGCATACAGGCCAAACTACGACCCCTTGACGACAAGGCCCTGCag GAGAAGTTGTGTTATTACCCAGTGTGTGTGAGCAGTAAGAAGCGTTCGGAGGATGAGACCGAAGAGGGGCTGGGCGGTCTGCCTCGTAACATATCCTCTGTCAGCTCCCTGCTGCTGTTTAATACTACAGAGAACct GTATAAGAAGTATGTTTTCCTGGACCCACTGGCTGGGGCGGTGActaaaacacacaccactctggagacagagaaggaagagaaaCCATTTGACGCTCCCCTATCCATAACCAAGAGAGAACAGCTGGagagacag ACAGCAGAGAGTTACTTCTATGTTCCAGACCTGGGTCAGGTCCCAGAGATAGACGTCCCCTCCTACCTACCAGACCTGCCAGGCATTGCTGACGACCTGTCCTACAGCCAAGACCTGGGGCCCGGCATCGCACCCTCTGGACCCACACACACCTTCCCTGAACTACCCTCCTTCTCTGGGGAGGACATGCCCG GTTCTCAATTCCAAGTTGCAGTCCagcctcctcccccacctccccctcccccaccaccagAGCCCACACATgtccccacccctccccctggtctcccccctcctccacctcctcccccaccaGAGCCTGCAAATAGCCCTGCAAACGCCagcacag CTCCTGTAGTGGGCGCTCCCAGCGAGGTGGTTGAATCAAACAGCCGGGCCAGTCTACTAGAGTCCATACGCAACGCTGGAGGCATTGGAAAGGCCAAACTACGCAACGTCAAAGAACGCaagatggagaaaaaaaaacagaaggaGCAGGAACAAG TGGTAGCAGCAGCCAGTGGAGGAGACTTCATGTCAGATCTCTTCAATAAGTTGGCCATGCGAAGGAAAG GTATCTCTGGTAAGGGTCCTGTAGGTGGGGACTCAGGGGAGGGCCCAGCTGGATCTGGCAGCGCATTCGCTAGGATGTCCGATGTAATCCCACCTCTTCCTGCCCCCCATCAGCCAACCACTGAAGACGAGGACGACTGGGAGGCCTGA
- the wash1 gene encoding WASH complex subunit 1 isoform X2, with the protein MVRMSVKQCLEGQVYSVPLIQSDLRREEAVHQIADTLLYLETISTDIFTRVSESVERNRCQLQSVTDRIRLAQARVNKIKGSKKATKVFSSAKYPAPERLQDYSSIFSGATDPASQTRPRYRIQAKLRPLDDKALQEKLCYYPVCVSSKKRSEDETEEGLGGLPRNISSVSSLLLFNTTENLYKKYVFLDPLAGAVTKTHTTLETEKEEKPFDAPLSITKREQLERQTAESYFYVPDLGQVPEIDVPSYLPDLPGIADDLSYSQDLGPGIAPSGPTHTFPELPSFSGEDMPGSQFQVAVQPPPPPPPPPPPEPTHVPTPPPGLPPPPPPPPPEPANSPANASTVGAPSEVVESNSRASLLESIRNAGGIGKAKLRNVKERKMEKKKQKEQEQVVAAASGGDFMSDLFNKLAMRRKGISGKGPVGGDSGEGPAGSGSAFARMSDVIPPLPAPHQPTTEDEDDWEA; encoded by the exons ATGGTCAG gatGAGTGTGAAGCAGTGTCTGGAGGGTCAGGTGTACTCTGTGCCTCTGATACAGTCAGacctgaggagggaggaggctgTTCACCAGATAGCAGACACCCTGCTCTACCTAGAGACTATCTCTACTGACATCTTTaccag agtgtctGAGAGTGTAGAGCGGAACCGCTGTCAGCTGCAGAGTGTGACAGATCGAATCAGGCTAGCCCAGGCCCGTGTCAACAAGATCAAAGGTAGCAAGAAGGCCACCAAG gtgttctCCAGTGCTAAGTATCCAGCTCCAGAGCGTCTCCAGGATTACTCCTCCATCTTCAGTGGAGCCACAGACCCTGCCTCCCAGACACGCCCCCGATATCGCATACAGGCCAAACTACGACCCCTTGACGACAAGGCCCTGCag GAGAAGTTGTGTTATTACCCAGTGTGTGTGAGCAGTAAGAAGCGTTCGGAGGATGAGACCGAAGAGGGGCTGGGCGGTCTGCCTCGTAACATATCCTCTGTCAGCTCCCTGCTGCTGTTTAATACTACAGAGAACct GTATAAGAAGTATGTTTTCCTGGACCCACTGGCTGGGGCGGTGActaaaacacacaccactctggagacagagaaggaagagaaaCCATTTGACGCTCCCCTATCCATAACCAAGAGAGAACAGCTGGagagacag ACAGCAGAGAGTTACTTCTATGTTCCAGACCTGGGTCAGGTCCCAGAGATAGACGTCCCCTCCTACCTACCAGACCTGCCAGGCATTGCTGACGACCTGTCCTACAGCCAAGACCTGGGGCCCGGCATCGCACCCTCTGGACCCACACACACCTTCCCTGAACTACCCTCCTTCTCTGGGGAGGACATGCCCG GTTCTCAATTCCAAGTTGCAGTCCagcctcctcccccacctccccctcccccaccaccagAGCCCACACATgtccccacccctccccctggtctcccccctcctccacctcctcccccaccaGAGCCTGCAAATAGCCCTGCAAACGCCagcacag TGGGCGCTCCCAGCGAGGTGGTTGAATCAAACAGCCGGGCCAGTCTACTAGAGTCCATACGCAACGCTGGAGGCATTGGAAAGGCCAAACTACGCAACGTCAAAGAACGCaagatggagaaaaaaaaacagaaggaGCAGGAACAAG TGGTAGCAGCAGCCAGTGGAGGAGACTTCATGTCAGATCTCTTCAATAAGTTGGCCATGCGAAGGAAAG GTATCTCTGGTAAGGGTCCTGTAGGTGGGGACTCAGGGGAGGGCCCAGCTGGATCTGGCAGCGCATTCGCTAGGATGTCCGATGTAATCCCACCTCTTCCTGCCCCCCATCAGCCAACCACTGAAGACGAGGACGACTGGGAGGCCTGA